In Rhodospirillum rubrum ATCC 11170, a genomic segment contains:
- a CDS encoding NYN domain-containing protein has protein sequence MIFYPQERIGLFIDGSNLYAAARALGFDIDYKRLLELFAAKGRLIRAFYYTALVEDQEYSPIRPLVDWLDYNGYTMVTKPTKEFTDATGRRKIKGNMDIELAIDVMEMAPHLDHIVLFSGDGDFRRLVDAVQRKGLRVTVVSTVRSQPPMVADELRRQADTFIELLDLEPSIARAPLHREPPPSALAASHHDDDDEDDEDDEDEDDQIDQYMPK, from the coding sequence ATGATCTTTTATCCCCAGGAGCGAATCGGCCTGTTCATCGACGGTTCGAATCTCTACGCCGCCGCCAGGGCGCTGGGTTTCGATATCGACTATAAGCGCCTGCTTGAGCTCTTCGCCGCCAAGGGCCGGCTGATCCGGGCGTTTTATTATACCGCCCTGGTGGAGGATCAGGAATATTCCCCGATCCGCCCGCTGGTCGACTGGCTGGACTATAACGGCTATACCATGGTCACCAAGCCGACCAAGGAATTCACCGACGCCACCGGCCGACGCAAGATCAAAGGCAATATGGACATCGAATTGGCCATCGATGTCATGGAAATGGCGCCCCATCTCGACCATATCGTTCTTTTTTCGGGCGATGGCGATTTCCGCCGGCTGGTCGACGCGGTCCAGCGCAAGGGCCTGCGGGTGACCGTGGTCAGCACCGTGCGCTCGCAGCCGCCGATGGTCGCCGACGAGTTGCGCCGTCAGGCCGATACCTTCATCGAACTCCTTGATCTCGAACCCAGCATCGCCCGGGCGCCCTTGCACCGCGAGCCGCCGCCCTCCGCCCTCGCCGCGTCCCATCATGACGATGATGACGAGGACGATGAGGACGACGAGGACGA
- the folK gene encoding 2-amino-4-hydroxy-6-hydroxymethyldihydropteridine diphosphokinase, translated as MIYIALGANLAGPAGSPRDTLDAALVALEDAGVVVAARSAWYRTSPVPPSDQPDYVNGVARLVTDLDPVALLGLLHRLEDQFGRRRGEINAARTLDLDLLDYDELRRTGAPPLLPHPRMAERGFVLFPLREIAPDWRHPVLDQPIDTLIAALAADQAAERL; from the coding sequence ATGATCTATATCGCTCTCGGCGCCAATCTGGCCGGTCCGGCCGGCTCGCCCAGGGATACACTTGACGCGGCGTTGGTCGCCCTTGAGGACGCCGGAGTGGTGGTCGCCGCCCGCTCCGCCTGGTATCGGACGAGCCCGGTTCCACCGTCCGATCAGCCCGATTACGTGAACGGCGTGGCCCGTCTGGTCACCGACCTCGACCCCGTCGCCCTGCTCGGGCTGCTTCATCGCCTTGAGGATCAATTCGGGCGTCGGCGCGGCGAGATCAATGCCGCCCGCACCCTTGATCTCGATTTGCTTGATTATGACGAGCTGCGCCGGACCGGGGCGCCGCCGCTGCTGCCCCATCCGCGCATGGCCGAGCGCGGTTTCGTTTTATTCCCCTTGCGCGAGATCGCGCCCGACTGGCGCCACCCGGTTCTTGACCAACCGATCGACACCCTGATCGCCGCCCTTGCCGCCGATCAGGCGGCGGAACGTTTGTAA